ataatttaaaataaataaaccaagatattaattaaattaaaaaaaaaaaaccttcagtgaaaatacacgcaaaagcgggtcatcacactaaAATTCGATCAAGATATCGAAAATAAAGCTTacatattaaaaacaaaacttataaaaatgaaaataaaaacaagagagTTATATTGTTTTGGTAAAATAACTGATAAATATACAGAGGACTTCCACCTATATATTGACACTATATTGTTTCATAACAGAAAATTCAAATGCTGTGGGTGACTAAGACTAAAGGTGAGTTCCATTCTTTGCATGTATCATattgctttcttttttggttttctttattgttaattaaaaaaattaaaaaaaatttgactcTTAGACTTTTATCTATAGATGTTGAGTTctcttctcttttatctatAGATGTTGAGTCATCTTCTTTTATGAAAGATGAGTTTGAGTCCTTGTTTAGGTAAAGAGTATTGTCACTTGGATGTTAGTCTATAGAGAATATTAATAGTAGTGAAGActaaaccaatcacaaaaaaaaaataatgtattggTGGAACTCCAAATGTTGGATTATGATGTCATGTATATGGAGACATTCTACAATGTAACCAGTCATGGATATAAATTTCTTAATGAATAAATCATAATAGTTTTccttcaggaaaaaaaaaaaaatactaaagttaCATTTGAGAAATGCaatgaaatgagaaattttcaaaacttgctTCCGTTGTGGGCCCCAATGAGAGGAATAGCTGTCTTTCCCTTGAATTCTGTTGTGGGCCCAAAGTGTGTCATGTATCTCTTTAAGTGGTGCCTTTTTCCATTCTAGTTCAACCTAATGAATCAGGTAACTACATCTTCTACTGTCTCTTCAACgcaatgtatatattaatacggCTGTGTAGACATGCGGTTGTGCTCAAAATGGTTATAAGCATGTCTGGCCCTCAAGAATAACAGCGCACCACAAGCTAGCCCCAGAACCGACATGCATCCCCACCCACACAAACCTTAAGAAATAGCACTGCCTCCCAATGCATACTGCTGATTCAGAGCTTGTGTTGGCATCATAAACAACTGCTGCAACACAGCCATAAACGAGTGACCCAATTGGGATTTTGGAGATGAGAACGTTGTGATTCACAACTACACTATTTGATCCAAACAGCTCCGATGTAATTGATACGGCAGCAGCAAAGATGAAGCCGGAGCTTAAGGCTGTGCCAACATGCAGTGCTAGCCCGCTGCCTGATGCTGCTAGCAACCGGAAAGCAGTTTGAGTTGGCAAAAGTGCAATTGTCAGCCATCCAGTCCTTGCAAAACAAAACTTCCTGCACATAAATATAGGTAAATGTTATCATTTTAAGTTATATATCTAACTCATTATGACATGCTGCTCCATCTTAAAGTTTTGATATTAAGAGATGTATCAAATTAAAGTTGGATCAATGGAAGCTTGTGCATTACTTATATCCCCCCATGTTTGCTCTGTTCCAACGAAGTTTTGCCCTCCCTATCTTTCTGTTATGCTCTACTGAAGTTGCTCTTGATTCTTTTAAACAAGCTAGGACAACAGATTCGTGAGACAGATCATTGGGAAATAAGAGTAATGACTGGCTAAGTAGAAGTGGTCAAAACGAATGTAGTCTGGTGCAGCTGAAAGCAATCGGCCAAAGAACGAAAATGAGGAATAGGGTGTAAGGCTGATCCTTGTCCCACAGACTGCGCTATCTGTCCTAGATTGTTACCATAAACCAGCCCTATTGTACCTCCGCAGAAGTAAGCAAGACAATACAACCAGAAATCCGACCTGCGTACAACGGTAGGAGCTGGATGCTCTTCCCCGAGCATTGCCAACTGATCCTTGGCTATCGTTCTCTGGCAACATCCACACCCTTCAATCTCTCCAGCAAATTCCTGGCCATTGATCCCATTCACTACTCCATTTTCGCTTGAGTGATGGAATGATCCTTGCCCAACAGAGCCAATACTACCAGCATGACGGGAAGGAAGCTCTTTATGAATCTCAAGATTGTCTGCATCAACATGAATGAAGCCAGACCAAGCTTGAAGACGGAAAGAATGAAAGGAGCGATGAAACCAATCTTTAGCACAGACAACACCAGGGATGCATAAAGGGACCACTAGAAGGGCAATGGTTCCACTGAAAAGGAGACGAGCTGTTGTTGTATCTGAATTGGAAGGACCAAAGAGAAAACAATGCTGGTGATGACTGCTTATAAGTTTGAAAACAGGTACGAAAGGGAGTCACGGTGAACTTCATCTGGTGAAAGGGGGTCTAGAGAAGGTTGGCTGAGAATTGGGATCAATGATACTATAGAAGTGAGTAGGGGAATGAGGGCATTTATAAGAAGATATGTAGAATCAGAAGATGGGTCAATTGCAGTGGCAGCAAGAGCGTAGAAGGCTGCACTTACGCCTTTGAAGCTTACTGTGAGTGAGATTGCAAGGGGTTGATTCGATTGAAAGTTTTGATTGCAAAGAACAAAGCATACAGTGTTGATCCAACAAATGCTACAGCCAGCCAACAAACACAGAAGAAAGACCTGCCACAGTAGATTAAGACACCATTAATATCAGAGGCCAAGAatgaacatatattttttatagaagtTCGTGGTAATAGCTAGAGTACTGCAGAATCAAATTAGAGGTAGCAAAAATCATgattattacaagaaattaacAATTGAAACTTTATTACAATCTTCTGTTTCACAATTATTAGATTCATGAATATTGGCTTTCTTTCTGCATAGTTTCAGATATTTATGCTGTTCCATGAAACTCCATCCTTCCATATAAATGGCTCAGGGTCCCTTTTTAGCTATGATCTTATGAGTGAAACAGAAGATTGTAATCGAGTTTTCATTGGCTAAAATCGTGTACTAACCATGATTTTTGCTACCTCTAATTTGATTCTGCAGTACTCTAGCTGTTACCACtaacttttacaaaaaaatatatgttcatTCTTGGCCTCTGAATTAATGGTGTCTTAATCTACTGTGGCAGGCCTTTCTTCTGTGTTTGTTAGCTGGCTGTAGCATTTGTTGGTTCAACGCTGTATGCTTTGTTCTTTGCAATCAAAACTATCCATCCAATCAACCCCTTGCAATCTCACTCACAGTAAGCTTCAATGGCGTAAGTGCAGCCTTCACGCTCTTGCTGCCACTGCAATTGACCCATCTTCTGATTCTACATATCTATTTCTAAATGCCCTCATTCCCCTACTCACTTCTATAGTATCATTGATCCCAATTCTCAGCCAACCTTCTCTAGACCCTTTCCCCAGATGAAGTTCACCATGACTCCCTTTTGTTCCGGTTTTTGAACAGTAATATAATAATGTCTGAAGTTGCTTATCTTTATGCGTTGGTGGATCTGAAGAGATATTGCTTCTGACAGTAATCTGCCATGCTTCTGCTTTTGTCTGTCATGTTGAATAATTGATAAAGCAATAATTTTATAGAATCACATAATAATCTAAGGGTCATAATCTGCAAGTTCCAGATCAAATGGGATATACTAGTCAATGGCTGGTTATACAAGTCATTGGGACCCACAACAAAGGCAAGTTTTGTggctttctcatctcatcttatttaccAAACATACGTTAAGTCTTAGCCACCAACATCTTAGCCACCAATAGCATTTGCATTTTCTGTTATGAAACATTAATGTAAtgtcaatatataaatgaaagtcCTCTCTTTATTCATCTGTTATCTTTCTGAAACAATATAACTTTCTTGtttgtaatttcatttttataatttttatttttattatgtaagctttattttaaatatcttgATTGAGTTTTTGTGTCTAAAGatattcttgatgaacataccggaggcgaaggacaaccagtagcttggcttgcatcgcatgtgggtgctcttacacgaacttatgcacctttggcaacaagttcatggaagagagtcccccaagatgttaaggaccttatcaagaagcgttgtttggtaatgtttaataaatgaaatttaattggacttataattttattttactttaaagttagaatattataaatgataatatttttgtccaaacttttttctgtaaggatgatttcgaattaaattttggtcggagagaggagcgtaaaactgtggaagagcttatgagtaatgcattccgcaagtataaggcgaggtgtcatgagcattataataagtttgagaatagtgaagaagcacgccaacatcctttttaagatgtgcaaccttctgattgggaaaaactttgtgacatgtttgaggatccatcatataaggtataattaatttaattattttagtcctatttttaatttcgctttctaatattttcaattcttatgtaggagcgaagttctataaacaaaacaaatagatcaaaattgaagattactcatcatgcaggctcaagatctttccaccgcttctctaaaaaattggtattgctattcttttatttgtatatagttaactgaatatatcaatcataatgactttatatcttaacaaatctttattatagcaagattcagatgccaattatgatctgacaaaattatatgctgcatcacatactaatcgtaatggagagtggagtcatcctgatgcccgtgaaaattatgtaagtattataatttgttttaaataaatatatttgaatatttatgatgatattaactctttatcttatgtgtaggataaaatggttgccctgcgtgctgaatctgcgtcatatcaaaattcctcaaatacaaatgttgagatttttacacaagttctgggtgaacgttcaggatatttgaggagtttgggtcgctgtgtaaaaccttctccctcttcctcttcttccgagtctgcctctatagctcaagagaatgcgaatcgtagaattgaagcattgattgcaaaacaacaagagttagaggctcaattggcgagacaaggagacatgaagatgcgcctcaaacaacatgaagaagaacaagcagagttcaggcgagatatgcaactccaaatgcaacagcttatgcaacagtacaggcctccaaccaactg
This Carya illinoinensis cultivar Pawnee chromosome 11, C.illinoinensisPawnee_v1, whole genome shotgun sequence DNA region includes the following protein-coding sequences:
- the LOC122282299 gene encoding protein NUCLEAR FUSION DEFECTIVE 4-like is translated as LPFVPVFKLISSHHQHCFLFGPSNSDTTTARLLFSGTIALLVVPLCIPGVVCAKDWFHRSFHSFRLQAWSGFIHVDADNLEIHKELPSRHAGSIGSVGQGSFHHSSENGVVNGINGQEFAGEIEGCGCCQRTIAKDQLAMLGEEHPAPTVVRRSDFWLYCLAYFCGGTIGLVYGNNLGQIAQSVGQGSALHPIPHFRSLADCFQLHQTTFVLTTST